Within Bacillota bacterium, the genomic segment CAGATGGACGTAGAGCGTCCCGTGCCCGGCCAGCACGCGCCGCGCCTCCGCCAGCCGCGGCTCCAGCCAGCCCAGGTAGTCGTCGAAGGCGTCGGGGAAGGCGCGCTCCTCCAGCCGCGTCGTCCGGTAGCGCCGCCCCAGGAAGCCGGTCCGGTCGCCCGCCTCCCCGCTCCCCGCGCGCTCGGTGCGCAGCGTCGCCCGCCGCCGCTCCCGCCCGGTGTTGAAGGGCGGGTCGACGTAGATGAGGTCGACGGAGCCGTCGGGCAGCTGGCGCAGGACCGGCAGGTTGTCGCCGAAGATGATGCGGTGGCGCGCGCCCGGCGTTGCCTCCACGGCCGGCAGCCCCCTCCCCCGGCCGATGGTAGCGCAGCGCGGGCCGCCGGAGGCGCGCAGGCAGGGTGTGGGGAAAGGTACGTTTCGATTTGCCGTCATGACGCCGGAACCGGCATCATGATGGCGTTCGAGGAGGAGCCGTCCGGAGGATGGTAGGCGAGTCCGGGCGCCCGCAGGGCCCGGCCGGCGCGGCCGGCCGCGACGGCGCCCTGATCCTGGGCATCGAGACGAGCTGCGACGAGACGGCGGCCGGCGTCGTCGCCGGCGGCCGGCGCCTCCTCTCCAGCGTCGTCGCCTCGCAGATCGAGATCCACCGCCCCTACGGGGGCGTCGTGCCCGAGGTCGCCTCGCGCCAGCACCTGGAGAACCTGATGCCGGTCGTCCGCCGCGCCCTGGAGGAGGCCGACGTCCGCTGGTCCGACCTGGACGCCATCGCCGTCACCCGCGGCCCCGGCCTCGTGGGCGCGCTCCTCGTCGGCCTCAGCGGCGCCAAGGCGCTGGCCTGGGCGCACGGCCTGCCCCTGGTCGGCGTCCACCACCTGACCGGCCACATCTACGCCAACTGGCTCTTCGAGCCCGAGCCGGAGCTGCCGGCCGTCTGCCTGGTCGTCTCCGGCGGCCACTCCGACCTGGTGCTGGTCGAGAGGCACGACCGCCTGCGCGTCCTCGGGCGGACGCGCGACGACGCCGCCGGCGAGGCCTTCGACAAGGTGGCGCGCCTCCTCGGGCTCCCCTACCCGGGCGGGCCCGAGATCGACCGCCTGGCCCGCAGGGGCGATCCCTCCGCCTTCGCCTTCCCCCGCTCGCGCCCCGACCCCGACGGCTTCGACTTCTCCTTCAGCGGGCTGAAGACGGCGGTGGCGGTGGAGCTGGAGCGGGCGCGGGCGGCGGGGAGGGAGCCGGATCCCGCCGACGTGGCCGCTTCTTTCCAGGAAGCGGTGGTGGACGTACTGGTGGAGCGCGCGCTGGAGGCGGCGGCGCGGACGCGCGTCGGCTCCGTCTGGCTGGCCGGCGGCGTGGCGGCCAACTCGGCGCTGCGCGCGCGGCTGGCCGAGCGGGCGGGACGGCTCGGCCTGGCCGTGCGCATTCCGCCGCTGGCGCTCTGCACCGACAACGGCGCCATGATCGCCGCCGCCGGCGCCTTCGCCCGGGCGGCGGGGCGGAGCGACCCGCTCGACCTGGACGCCGAGCCGGAGTGGCCGCTGCGGGCGCCGGCCGAGGCGGAGGGGGCCGCGGGCGCGGCGGCGCCGGCCCGGGGACGGCCGTGAGCACGGGGCGGCGGCTCGAGCGGCTGCCGGTGCGCCCGGGGCGGAACGCCATGTGGGAGTGGCCCCGGCTGGCCGGCTTCGGCCGCTCCGTCTGGAACACGGCCGTCATCACGCTGGGGCGCTGGATCCCCTGGCTGGGGCTGAAGAACGCGCTCTACCGGCGGGCGCTGGGCTGC encodes:
- the tsaD gene encoding tRNA (adenosine(37)-N6)-threonylcarbamoyltransferase complex transferase subunit TsaD, with protein sequence MVGESGRPQGPAGAAGRDGALILGIETSCDETAAGVVAGGRRLLSSVVASQIEIHRPYGGVVPEVASRQHLENLMPVVRRALEEADVRWSDLDAIAVTRGPGLVGALLVGLSGAKALAWAHGLPLVGVHHLTGHIYANWLFEPEPELPAVCLVVSGGHSDLVLVERHDRLRVLGRTRDDAAGEAFDKVARLLGLPYPGGPEIDRLARRGDPSAFAFPRSRPDPDGFDFSFSGLKTAVAVELERARAAGREPDPADVAASFQEAVVDVLVERALEAAARTRVGSVWLAGGVAANSALRARLAERAGRLGLAVRIPPLALCTDNGAMIAAAGAFARAAGRSDPLDLDAEPEWPLRAPAEAEGAAGAAAPARGRP